From a single Balearica regulorum gibbericeps isolate bBalReg1 chromosome 11, bBalReg1.pri, whole genome shotgun sequence genomic region:
- the ARL13A gene encoding ADP-ribosylation factor-like protein 13A, whose translation MWLGEEEAHVAGMLLGSLRQLSALSPRAALAGEVLPAAQPGQTRLRVDRFEVTLVDLPGGQRSRGAWRSHYSAAHGLLFVLDSSDLARMEEARKVLSRVLSHPDVSGKPILLLANKQDAAAALLPCELIERLSLERLVNENRSPCRIEPCAAKRGPPAGPGRATLQGLRWLLRAATAAPGPPPAAAPPPGPGPGPRAARGRPPVRRWVRGSVRACPRSPPSPPRGSPPSPAVLSPRQGPAAPRGGCPKRRGEDGGVPAAAAHPPPAPPGEWHPPGWDGMEGGVLPPCPHPPYPAQEESAKGPGRRKRKVKVRQKGSGKQNPAEEPEGPGGGGDSRAGAAGGLLPPNRVGQEEPAPTGMDTPHPVQGMKKRKKKKIKNKIKSQEPAVEQQREEVSSTFDLYRRAMLALKMRQEQRKQQSAIVP comes from the exons ATgtggctgggggaggaggaggcacaTGTCGCAGGGATGCTCCTGGGCTCGCTGCGCCAGctctctgccctctccccaCGTGCAGCGCTGGCCGGTGAGGTGCTGCCTGCGGCGCAGCCCGGCCAGACCCGCCTGCGGGTGGACAGGTTCGAGGTGACACTGGTGGACCTCCCCGGGGGCCAGCGCTCCCGTGGTGCCTGGCGCAGCCACTACAGTGCGGCCCACGGGCTCCTCTTCGTCCTGGACTCCAGTGACCTCGCACGGATGGAGGAGGCCCGCAAGGTCCTGAGCCGCGTCCTGAGCCATCCCGACGTCTCCGGGAAGCCCATCTTACT GCTGGCCAACAAGCAGGACGCGGCGGCCGCGCTGCTGCCCTGCGAGCTGATCGAGCGCCTGTCCCTGGAGCGGCTGGTCAACGAGAACCGCTCGCCTTGCCGCATC GAGCCCTGTGCCGCCAAGCGGGGCCCCCCCGCCGGCCCGGGCCGCGCCACCCTGCAGGGGCTGCGCTGGCTCCTCCGCGCTGCCACCGCCGCCCCGGGaccgccgcccgccgccgctccgccgcccggccccggccccggccccagggCAGCCCGCGGCCGCCCGCCCGTCCGCAGGTGGGTGCGGGGCTCCGTGCGTGCGTGTCCCCgttctcctccctccccgccgcggggctCGCCCCCATCCCCCGCCGTGCTCTCGCCCCGCCAGGGACCCGCCGCCCCCCGGGGAGGATGCCCCAAACGGCGCGGGGAAGATGGGGGAGTACCGGCCGCTGCGGCCCATCCGCCGCCTGCTCCCCCTGGTGAGTGGCACCCCCCGGGATGGGACGGGATGGAAGGGGGGGTTCTGCCACCTTGCCCTCATCCCCCTTACCCTGCCCAGGAGGAGAGCGCAAAGGGCCccgggaggaggaagaggaaggtgaaggTGAGGCAGAAGGGCTCTGGGAAGCAAAACCCAGCCGAGGAGCCGGAGGGACCAGGAGGAGGGGGTGACAGCCGagcgggggctgccggggggctGCTGCCCCCCAACAGGGTCGGACAGGAGGAGCCGGCACCCACCGGGATGGACACCCCCCACCCAG TGCAGGgcatgaaaaagagaaagaagaagaaaatcaagaatAAAATCAAGTCGCAGGAACCTGCCGTGGAGCAGCAGCGTGAGGAGGTCTCGAGCACTTTTG acTTGTACCGCCGGGCAATGCTGGCTCTGAAGatgaggcaggagcagaggaagcagcagtcTGCCATTGTCCCCTGA